The genomic region gaatttaacaataaattctAATGATGGTCGCTGAAAACTTAATACAAGATAAAATAAGAAAGACTAATGTATTCAAATGGCACAGAATATGTGTAATGGgcatgaataataaatataccgTGAAGACTTCAAGAAAGCGAGTTCAAATCAGCGTATGTTATAGAGATTTTATTACACAATTAAGCCGAGTAGTCCAAACTTTAATtgtaaaccctgtttagaggcacaaggtaaaaGCCccaacgacaatgaactagagacacatatgtataaacaccacatacactaACACACACCACAAATGGACCACACACCCATCAAAATAGCAGATAAATGATTGGATTACacccttggaacggtcagtgaaaaacGAGTTCAttggaacacgagtctactCGGCGCTAAAACTTGACTAGTATCAACAGAGTAATAGGCCTTGACTAAGCAAAAGCATAATATTTTCAGGAAATGGCATACGTTTCACTTAAAAGTTTATTGCTAACAATTCAAAGAATGATTAAGCGACTAAAATTTGAACTGCATGATAATACACAGTAACTTACATGCAACTATAAGGGTCAGTTttcaacattgaaaaaaaattcattatGGTATCAATGGTATTAACTATTAGTCTTAACTAGATCAAAGattgatgtagctaatcggattgcgcCGTTAAAACCCCCAACatcaacaaataataaattcaacGAAGCATGGCCATATAGGATTGACTGAATTAGATATTGAATACTGACTTTGATCAGCTTGCGACCAAGGTCAACGTTTCTTGCAATTTCAAATTACAGCTGGGGTCATAGTTGATCCGTTTATAAATGACCCCTGGAATTAATATTCAATGCTACCCTGGATTAATTTGCTTTTCTAAAAAGGATGTTCTGCAGCGTAAAGAATAATATGCAGATTCTACTTTTGACAGTTGACACAATTTGGTTGGTTCTTTGTAGCCTTTACGGGAAATCTAACTTCAATTTGGAATTTATATTTGAGCATTCAACATTTGTCACAAGAATGACCCAAGACAAAGCTGTTTGATAATATTGGCATACCTCTAATGCCAGACATAAATGCATATTCACTTGAAATCAAACAAGAACAAGTGATTAAGTTGGACTCACAACAAGTCCATAATccagtatataattacatcaccCTGTTATGACCTAGATTGGGTGTTATATATAGCAGGCAATATTTGTTACAGGACACAAAATTCTGGCATTATACACACATGTAGGTTCCTTGTAAATTGGTTCTTGTTTGTGTGAATAAGTTGACAGACAAAATAATGAAGATGAATTGCTTTGACCGTTTATGACCACATACTACAAGTATTGTTTGTTTGATGTACCCAATTTACATCTTGGGGCAGACAATAACTTGCTATTGACAAATTTGCATTTCACCATGTAgaccataaaaataatttcttataaGAAAAGACTGACATGAGTGTTTTAATACTCTCTTTATTTATATCTACAAAGACAGGAAGTttgcaagaaaacaaaatgacagttAGACACAGAATATAATAGTAATTTCTTTTACAATGTACAAACATAGGTACTCCAGTTTTTAGaacattttttacacatttattcaatagcattaatatcaataatttttttttaaaggaaagtGTTAACCACAGTTAAAGTTGAGAATACCAACAAGCTAAACATAATGTCATCAGGTGTTctaaatcattcaatattttcaagGCACTTCATTTGTCTGAAGAAGCTTATAATATAAACTCAATGGCACTATACTTGTGAAAAAAGATGAACATAAAAAACTCAAAATACACTTTTCAAATAACAAGGCAGCTACAATTTGTATttgcttgtttttaaatgaaaatcttaTAACAGAGCATGTAAATGTTTTCGAACTTTAAATCTCATATCTATCATATGATAAAAATCTCGAAAGCTTGATatgagaaatataaaaaatccaAGTATAAATAAGAGATATAATGATCACATGACTTATTACAGTAATTTACAATGAAAAGCACAAATACAGCATATTTccacatgttttacaaaaaagctAACATTATGCagtaataaatgaatgaaaaagtttTCAAGCAAGGATATGTACTGTTTATTGGTTCTGACATTTTTTAAGCTTTGCTAATAACAATGTTGACAATCTTTATCCTAATGTTGAACAAtagcagtggtcgaaattaacacaagcccgcaagccgtGCTCTTTTGGgtttgctcaaattctgaattttatatagcagagcttgttaaaaaatttgatgccaagcaatagtataagaatttatccaaaagtctaatttcaatgactgcaaTTGATCATAGTTATAATCCAACAACCTAAAATGTCTTTTTAACATGGCTCAATAACTGCAGAAATTATTTAAGCATGAAAAGAAAGAAATCCAAATAATGCCATCATACTGAGCACTGGCTGGAAAAGTCAAATATATAGTGTTCAGGCTCATGCCCCTGCCAATGGGACGGCCGGACagattaacatttaaacatttagaaGCGCTCTGACAACCAAAAACTCCATTATGCAGATCACAACTCAGCCAACCTAAGCCAGTAGAAAaccaaataataaacataaactaaGTTCCCCTAAAGGAATTTTATATCCATACTGCTGTTTAAAAATACAGCACATAAATATGAGGTACCAACTAACAAATTCATGCcttacaaacataaaacaaccaCACAATAGCTACTGCTAACAGTCATATCACAGACTCAGCTTATAAgcaaggtacatgtacatataaacacatacattaacattaaaattatagaaAGCTATAAATGGTAAATGatctacaaaataaaatgtttcaggAAAAATAACTAAAGCTACAACAACTTATTTCAAATAGAGTGAAGTTGTGttctgattaaaataaaaatgtcattaataattacagatataaaataatggaccaaaggttattttttcaaaatagttgtTTTATAACTCACCTAAActagatttgtttttaattaactCAATGAAAGcctttgtaattaaaaaaatatgtaaaagaatatataaacatctgcatctttaacataattgttaaaacagtAGAACAAAACTATGCCACTGTTGTTGTTACCATAACAACTCTTAAACAAGCACTTATCCCAAGTTTGCATTATAACAATTTGCAAAGAATGTGAAACTCCAGTGTGTACAACAGTTTACACAATTTTACAAAGAATGTCAGGCAGTAATATTATCAGCTAAATTTAAAGCATACTATATACATGCATAACTGAATTATCAGCAGTAAGTAAAATACTGATTTActttataaatttatacattatCCTTTAATCATTTACAAACAGGTGAATGGGTGCACTACAGCAAATGAAACAGCCAAAGTGCCCAAACAATCAAAATCTGATCAAAGACACACTTTGGCACTACTGGTATTACATTTTCACACTTTGAATTTGAAACCTACAAGCATGTGATTAAAGTTGGAGgttaatgatttcatacaaagaaaAAAACCTTGAAAAAGTTCATTTGATGGGATTGCAAAGTTTGGAATACCTGTAACTTGAGTGATTACACTAAGCTTATGCCACACTCATGCCTAGTCTTTGCTGTGACAGTGACCTCTGCTGAGTTTGAAGAGGGGTGATGGTGCTCTGGTACATCCGGTGGCCCCGCGTGTCCAGCTCAGAAAACCTAAACCGGGAAGTGGGCTGGTCAATCACTGCAGCTTCGCACAGCTGGATGGGTTTGGGTGTGTAGTCCTGGCGGTACATGGTGTGGTCATCAAACTGGGCATCACTGCGGAAGGCGTTGTTGTCCGGGCGGAATGAGTGTACTGCCTGCATTGGTTGTGGAACATAGTGACCCTTGTATGTGGAGTTGCCTGAAACAGATGAACATATTGTTGTAATATACTTGTTAGGCATAATAAACAACATAtctgtgattttatgttttagcatCATGGGGTGGGTAGCTTTTCAGCCTAACAGAAAGAtagaaaacataacatttaatcTATTCACAGCAAAGAAATATTGTGTTCTGGaacttaatatatgtttttatggaTGAAATCTTCCATCAAGGCAGATCAAGGAAGTTTTTTTAACAGGGAgtaatatctttttttcattattgCATATTGTTTTTGTCCTGCCGTGTTGGGAGATTTTGCAGTTGGAGCCCGACACTTACTAAAGAATCGAATAGGTCTTGGTCTTAGTTGATTTTAACAGAAATTTAATAGCATGTGGTATCTATTTTCGTATCAGTTAAAGTTGAGCAGAAATTTTAAAGAGAAACACATGAATTTCCTGTAAAGTTAAGTCATAAGTATTAAACTTAACACAAGTGCCTTGGAGTGAACACCATCAATCGTCTGTAGTTTCAGCATAAAAGGGGCTGTTCTAACACAACAATTATGTATACTGCTATAGGGTGCCCAAGAGTCTTATCTTGATCAAATCATTAACACTTGTAAATTGTAAACCTTCACTATTTGACCAGTAGTTTATGAAACTcttatacttaaataaatgtgGTACAGATTGATCTATTTCAATTACGGTAACTTGGACGTAGAGCGGAAGCAAAATCTAAGTTGACcattgaattgtcaaaatgatcttaaaataaaatgtgccCAGGTAGTGCCAGtaatttttttgatatttatacacTTTCATAACTTAAGTCACATGTTTTCTTGAAATCAAACTCTATTCATTGCATATAAGTTTTAACTATGATGAAGGTAAGGTATATTGAAGACATTAACCTTCAAATGGAGCATTGTTTGGCATGTAGGCAGGCTGCTTGGTCATCTGAGCTCTCTCTCCGTTCCACTTGCGGAAATCTGAGTTGTAGTTGGTTGTGCCATCAAATGGAGCACTAGCCTGTTTCATGGAGTTTGGTCGCATTGCTACCACTCTCTCAATAGGCATCTCTCTGTAGGTCTGGTTGTGTGTAGTGTTCATGTCCATTTCACCAGCAGGTTTCTGATATTGGTCATGAGCGTGGACAAATGGCCTTTCCATGGGCCAGCGTTTGTAGTCAACTCTGTTTGTAGTGTCATCATCAAAAGGTGCCTCAGACTGAAAGGCCCGTCCCTCAGGTTTGAAGCTGTGTGTGGGTTGGCCTACGGCTCCTTTGTAGTCCCTTTTCTGGGTGCTGAGACCTTCAAAGCCCACCTGTGGAGGCTTGTAgtgctctctctctctctggaAGCGGGCCGGCATGGCATGCTGGATGTAGGCATCCCGATGACTTGTCCTGTCCTCAAACGGAGTATCAGACATTTTAGCTCCCTCATTTGGCTTGAAGCTGTGACGGGGGCCTATCTCCTTGCTTCGATAGTCGGTCTGGAATGTGGTTTGACCTTCAAACTTTGACTTTGGTGGTTCCCAGGCTGCTTGCTGGCCGTATGCCTGAACTCGCGTACCATCCCACTTCTTGTAGTCCGctacaaaaatattcattataacaTGAGGAGTATGACCATTATTAGAATAAGTTTCATTGTTCATTGAAgtgtcaattgtataaaataatactaaatattgaaaaacaatgaCTTCATGATACTAtggataaacatttaacataatgtCACAAAACGTTTCTTGACAATACTGAAAATTTTCATATTGAACATTTCTTACATTTGTATGTTGGTTCCCCCTCAAATCTAGCTGGCAATTGCCTCTGGCCTTCATTCCTAATGGCTTGTGCTGGGGGTGCATGCTTTTCTGAAATACAATAACTCTCATGTCAACACtctgtttcattttgttatattctGCAAACTTCCTTAGTTATCAAATTATCATTAACTTAATGAGCCCCAAAAGTCAAtcaataatttgatataatgGGTGATGTTATTTTTGAATCAGTGGgatgaaagtattttttaaatcattaatgtttaattttcatattgatTGACAAATTATTAGGAAATATAGGTTGAAtcttcaacatatttttaattcaaatagaAGGTGTAATTTCACTATTTGACTTATTGTTTATGAGAGTTAAATGAGTACCATACAACCAGTCATACTGGAAATATAACAGTGTTGTAGGAAGAAAACTGAATTCTTTTGTTGCGTGATTCATTATCATGTAGaccaaaaatgaaattgagaAAAACCTTCTTATACAAACACCCAAATTCATAATAGGTTCCTCTACAGTTTTCTATGCTAAGACATGTTCAGTGATAGAAGTGAAAGGTATAAAATGGTCAATAAGTCTCTCCCCTCCCTTCTTCCTTAACTTCTCTAAAAGTATTACagtgtagtttttttattataatactgattaatttgcaatttattttatcatttccaattatctataaaaacaaTTCAGTCTACAATATCTGTTAATAATTCAGTATTCattgattatttaattaattcattcaaatGCGTGTAATATTCAATCAGGTACCAGCAAGATATAGTTTAATTGTTAGAACTGAAATCAAAATACTGATTTAACAGATATTTGCTTCAATAGGAAACTAAATACAATGGTAACATTGCACAGTTGTTTCCCTTAGTGCTTATTTTCCTCTTTAACCGCCTGCCGACTCTAATGGAAAccaataaatatgtatatacaaaagGCTAACTAAGTAAACTTTCGATCATTATTGGTAGACATGTCTGCgtatacattaaacaaaatgtcattGACAGTAAAAGGTAAGCAATGCAAATCCAATGAATTTGATGATAAGTTTAacatttatgaattttatagGATCATTATGAAAGCTGCATTTATCAATAGAATACTTAGTAAGATATGACAAAAAACTGAATAATATGTATGACTGAATTGATTGTTTTCTCATTCAGATCTGTTACCGAACTTTAGACCACATAAACCTCACCCTATTTATTGCTATCAGAATGATATACCCATACTTTCAAAGATGAACTTCAACTGATCAATATGTCATAAATAATGCAgtgaattttaaagaaatagctTTTCAACTTGATTCAAAGATTTTAATATTGGCTTCATATATTGTGAATCTAAGGTTTGATATACCATGAAAGATTTTACTTTGCCACAAATTTGAATGAATATTAAattcacaaataaaatatgtatttataaaactgatCTAGAAAACAATCCAAACT from Mya arenaria isolate MELC-2E11 chromosome 3, ASM2691426v1 harbors:
- the LOC128228695 gene encoding stabilizer of axonemal microtubules 2-like, whose protein sequence is MTKRCICQICTCGRHKCPHNPTNHLSQGDGPCRLTEYTNVYKAHPLGARENFKPNQQPMHGGEFMDKTTQRTDYKPHPLERPFVHKHEDYVKPPGDMENMTSYKQEYVEKHAPPAQAIRNEGQRQLPARFEGEPTYKSDYKKWDGTRVQAYGQQAAWEPPKSKFEGQTTFQTDYRSKEIGPRHSFKPNEGAKMSDTPFEDRTSHRDAYIQHAMPARFQREREHYKPPQVGFEGLSTQKRDYKGAVGQPTHSFKPEGRAFQSEAPFDDDTTNRVDYKRWPMERPFVHAHDQYQKPAGEMDMNTTHNQTYREMPIERVVAMRPNSMKQASAPFDGTTNYNSDFRKWNGERAQMTKQPAYMPNNAPFEGNSTYKGHYVPQPMQAVHSFRPDNNAFRSDAQFDDHTMYRQDYTPKPIQLCEAAVIDQPTSRFRFSELDTRGHRMYQSTITPLQTQQRSLSQQRLGMSVA